From a region of the Etheostoma cragini isolate CJK2018 chromosome 20, CSU_Ecrag_1.0, whole genome shotgun sequence genome:
- the sav1 gene encoding protein salvador homolog 1 has translation MLSRKKSKNEASKPAEVHGKYVKKETSPLLGTLMPSFIRHGPTIPRRTEVPLPDMGPSAYPVAPAREPVVSRNKSFLRAPVQRPPHEVARRESHRMSAPPYLPRSQGDLSHEYGGSSQSFLTDVSPMSENGDAARYYYPSEPYYDNQQHQQQQQQHQQRQPRRVPDRFPEDYRYYDHNEHNFQRLPQQHTPPAQSRPPSGIGRIQAKSLGNLSSLGEDLPLPGGWTVDWTIRGRKYYIDHNTNTTHWSHPLEREGLPPGWEKVESAEFGVYYVDHINKRAQYRHPCAPSVPRYDQPPPLPPPVTYQPRPAERNQPVLVPANPYHTAEIPDWLQVYARAPLKYDHILKWELFQLADLDTYQGMLKLLFMKELEHIVKSYEAYRQALLSEVEARKQRQQWYAQQPNKNFIGNM, from the exons TCCTGGGAA CTCTTATGCCATCATTCATCCGTCATGGACCCACTATTCCCAGACGCACAGAGGTCCCTCTGCCAGATATGGGGCCCTCTGCCTACCCTGTGGCACCCGCCCGGGAGCCAGTGGTGTCCCGCAACAAGAGCTTTCTCCGTGCCCCTGTGCAGAGGCCTCCTCATGAGGTGGCCCGCAGAGAGAGCCACCGCATGTCAGCACCTCCATACCTGCCTCGCAGCCAGGGAGACCTGTCTCACGAGTACGGAGGCTCCTCACAGTCCTTCCTCACAGACGTGAGCCCCATGTCTGAGAATGGAGATGCCGCCCGGTATTACTACCCCTCTGAACCTTATTATGACAACCAGCagcaccaacagcagcagcagcagcatcaacaACGCCAGCCCAGGAGGGTCCCAGACCGCTTTCCTGAGGACTATAGATACTATGATCACAATGAACACAACTTCCAAAGACTTCCACAACAACACACTCCTCCAGCTCAAAGCAGACCTCCTTCAG gCATAGGTCGAATACAGGCCAAGTCCCTTGGGAACCTCTCCAGTCTCGGAGAGGACCTCCCCCTTCCGGGCGGCTGGACCGTTGACTGGACCATCCGTGGCAGGAAGTACTACATTgaccacaacacaaacactacaCACTGGAGTCACCCTCTGGAGAGGGAAGGGCTCCCTCCAGGCTGGGAAAAGGTGGAGTCGGCTGAGTTTGGGGTCTACTATGTGGATCACATCAACAAGAGGGCACAGTATCGACACCCCTGTGCTCCGAG TGTACCTCGCTATGATCAGCCTCCACCATTACCGCCTCCTGTGACCTATCAGCCACGCCCTGCGGAGAGAAACCAGCCGGTGCTGGTGCCAGCTAACCCGTACCACACAGCAGAGATCCCAGACTGGCTGCAGGTGTACGCCCGTGCCCCACTCAA GTATGACCACATCTTGAAGTGGGAGTTGTTCCAGCTGGCGGACTTGGACACGTATCAGGGAATGCTGAAGCTGCTCTTTATGAAGGAGCTGGAACACATTGTCAAATCCTACGAGGCGTACCGGCAGGCGCTGCTGTCTGAGGTGGAGGCTCGCAAACAGCGGCAGCAGTGGTACGCCCAGCAGCCCAACAAGAACTTCATTGGGAACATGTGA